A region of the Verrucomicrobiota bacterium genome:
TTTGCCCGCTTTGGAGAGGTAGTGAGCGGCCGTCGAGCCCGCAGGCCCCCCGCCGATCACGACGGCGTCAAATGGAGCGTCCTCCTGCACAAGCGTTCCGCTACAGGGCGTAGGGTTCGGACCGTCGTCCCTGAAATCGAAGCGCGTGGGTGAAGCCCGACCGTCTGGCCAACTCCACCGCGGCGGCCCAATCCATGCCCACTTCCCCGGGCGCGTGGGCGTCCGATCCAAAAACCAATCCGACCCCGATTTCGGCGGCCATGGCCAGGATGGCGGGGCTGGGGTACATCTCTTTGCAATCCTTCCGCAGGCCGGCGGTGTTGATTTCGATGGCCACGCCGGCTCGCTTGGCGGTTTCCAGGAAATGCCGGAAGAGCGGGGTGCAATCCTGCTCCGGGTAATAACAAAACTTTTTGCACAAATCGGCGTGGCCGATGAAGTCGAACAGGCCGGACGCGGCGGCCTGCGTCAGCCGGTTGATGTAGGCGCTCCAAACCTCGAACGGCGGGCGCTTCTTCCATTCCGAGAGCTTTTTCGGGTTGTCCAGGTCCCAAGAATCGGAAACGTAATGGACCGAACCGATCAGGTAATCCCACGGATGACGGGCGGCGATTTCGCGAATCCAATCCTCGTGACCCGGCAGATAATCGACTTCGAGGCCGAGGCGGATCCGGAAATCGGGATGATCGCGCTGAGCGCGGCGGACTTTTTCGACGTAGGGGTCGAGATCGTCCCGGCTCATGCGCCAATCGTCGAAATCATCCCGCATCATGGGGCTGTGGTCGGAGATTCCGATTTCCTCCAGGCCGGCCCGTTTGGCGCTCGCGGCGTACTCGGTGGGCTCGCCCACCGCGTGATGGCAAAGCGGGGTGTGCATGTGATAATCGGGAGGCACAGCCATGGGCGGCAGACTACCGGAGCCGTTGGGAAGGGCGCAACTCATGCGTTTTGCGGCCGTTCTCATTTTGCCTGGAGCAAAGTTTGGCGCGCACTCCGCTGCGCGCCGAGACCGGCTGTGTCCAAGAGCGGCGCGCAGCGGAGTGCGCGCCCTACCTGTCAAAATGAGAATGGCTGCATTTCTTCATCAAATATCTTGCAATCCTCTGCGGGGGGTGGGGTCCGCATTCACTAATCCTCCCGCAGGAACTCTTAAGGAAAGATGGAAGAGGGAGGTCTTCAGACGAAAACTGGCGTGCGCCTGCAGCGCTCAAAATTTGTCCGGCCCGGGCCGTGCTTAACCGGCCCGGCTGGCTCGGATCGGACTGGTCGTTACGCTGCTTCGCCCCTCCGCCTCGGATCCTCGCCTTCCCGCTTTCTTCCTATGAAATCCCTCGCTCTCCTCGCTTTCCTCTCCGTTTCCCTACCGGCTTTTGCCGCCCCCACAACCACCGAATCTCCACCCCAGCGAGTCCCTTACGACGCCAGCACTCCGGCCGGACCTCACCACCGCTTCCATCCCAATCCCATCCAGGATCCTGTCACCGGGCAGGAATTCATGGGTGGCTATGTGGAAATCGCGTCGGGCTTGAATTTTCGCACCGGCCAAGGCCAATGGCTTCCTACAATGGAGGAGTTTCAGATCGTCAACGGCCACGCCGTGGCTGCCTCCGGCCCTCACCAAGTCATCCTTTCCAACAACCCCAAGCAACCCGGCGCGGTCGATCTGCTCACGCCCGACGGCCATCGCTTGCGCGGACATGTGCTGGGCCTCAGCCTTTACAACCCCACCACCGGTGCCAGTGAACTCATCGCCGAGGTCCAGGATTGCGTCGGAGAATTGATCTCTCCCAACCAAGTTCAGTTTCATCGCGCCTTTGATACGATCGACGCGTCGATAAGATACACTTACAAATCCTCAGGACTTGAGCAGGACATCATCTTCCATGAACAGCCTTCCATTCCGATCGATTTCCAAGAACCGGGATGCCGAATCGAGGTGATGACCGAGTGGCTGGAGCTGCCGCCGGTCCAGAAGACGGTGCAGAAATTGAAGGAAGAGAAAGACGCGCAAAAACGCGCCGCCATAGTCGAACCCGATCTGGAAGATGAACACCTCGACTTTGGCGAGATGAGCATGGGACCCGGACGCGCGTTTGCCTTGGGTGCGCCTCGTCTGGCGGGATCCATCCCAGTTGCAAAGCGCTTGGTCAATATTGAGGGCAGAACCATTCTCTTCGAAGCCGTCGAGATCGAGTCCGCCCGGGAAGAACTGGAGAAACTCCCTCTGGTGCAAGCGTTTTGGCAGCGGCGATCCTTGGACCGAACCCCCTCACCCCAACTCCGCGCCCAAATCCCGCCCGCGCCCGAGCGCGATTCCATCGCCGTGGCCGGAAGGGCCGCACCCATTGAACAAGGCATCACCCGCCTGTTCGCCCAGAACAGTCCCGCCCCGGGCTTCGTGATCGACTGGGAGGTGGTGAGTTCCGTTTCGGGAATGCGGTTCAAGGGGTATTCCACCCCAGGTCAGGATGTCTGAGGCTGAGGATGCCCCTCTCTCCGGCTCTCGCCCCACTGGTGCCTCGCGGGGCGAGAGAGAAAACGGTCTGATGCCCGTGTTGCGCGAACGGCTGGGTTGGAGTCCCCAACCTCCATTGAGGCGTTTTAGGCGTGCAAGTCGTTGGCGTCAATGAAGGTGCGACGTTTTAAGGAAGGTTCAGACCCGGTGAGCTTTCTGGGGGCTCTAGCCCGGGTATTTCATACTGAGCTTGAATCCGCGACCGTACGCCGCGTGAGGGCACGCGGCCATAAGCATTAACCTAAGGGCTGGCAAGGATAGTTGCCATGCGACTCATCTGCATCAGGCGGTTTGGACGGATCACCCGCAACGCGCGCGCAATCGCCCGTCCGCGACGGAGGAATTTGCGGAGGCTCAGCGCCGGAGCGATCAC
Encoded here:
- a CDS encoding histidinol-phosphatase HisJ family protein — encoded protein: MAVPPDYHMHTPLCHHAVGEPTEYAASAKRAGLEEIGISDHSPMMRDDFDDWRMSRDDLDPYVEKVRRAQRDHPDFRIRLGLEVDYLPGHEDWIREIAARHPWDYLIGSVHYVSDSWDLDNPKKLSEWKKRPPFEVWSAYINRLTQAAASGLFDFIGHADLCKKFCYYPEQDCTPLFRHFLETAKRAGVAIEINTAGLRKDCKEMYPSPAILAMAAEIGVGLVFGSDAHAPGEVGMDWAAAVELARRSGFTHALRFQGRRSEPYAL